From a single Corynebacterium kroppenstedtii DSM 44385 genomic region:
- a CDS encoding ABC transporter ATP-binding protein has product MTTLKARNVSCSIAHSDRVILRDVSFTVPSGGMTAIVGINGVGKTTLLRVLAGIHRPHSGRVLIDDGTDVHSLRPRDRAQRIAFIGQEEAPPDDLLLGEMVALGRIPHLKPWQTGGKKKRDVVTASLEVVGLADKIDHRCDQLSGGERRRAMLARGLAQDTDLVLLDEPTNHLDVRYQLLLLDVMRASGRTICATIHDLDLAFTNFDHVIVLGDGGVLAAGPPEETLTESTVAHGFSVNSTHISTANNSLHLVVESLRKDTAP; this is encoded by the coding sequence ATGACCACACTCAAAGCGCGCAATGTCTCGTGCTCCATTGCACATTCGGACCGAGTCATCCTCCGGGACGTGTCATTCACCGTTCCATCTGGCGGCATGACGGCCATCGTCGGCATTAATGGCGTCGGTAAAACCACCCTCCTTCGGGTCCTCGCTGGTATTCACCGCCCTCATTCTGGTCGTGTTCTTATCGACGACGGTACCGACGTCCACTCTCTTCGCCCGCGCGACCGGGCGCAACGCATTGCTTTCATCGGCCAAGAGGAAGCGCCGCCGGATGATCTCCTCCTCGGCGAAATGGTGGCCTTGGGGCGGATTCCGCATCTGAAGCCGTGGCAAACCGGTGGGAAGAAGAAACGCGACGTTGTGACCGCGTCGCTGGAGGTCGTCGGCCTCGCGGACAAGATCGATCACCGGTGTGACCAGCTTTCCGGCGGAGAGCGTCGTCGAGCCATGTTGGCCCGCGGATTGGCCCAGGATACGGACCTTGTTCTTCTGGACGAGCCCACTAATCACCTGGATGTCCGATATCAGCTGCTGCTTCTCGACGTGATGCGGGCGTCGGGGCGCACGATTTGCGCCACCATTCACGACCTGGATTTGGCGTTTACGAACTTCGACCACGTCATCGTCCTCGGCGACGGTGGTGTTCTTGCGGCCGGGCCGCCCGAAGAAACGTTAACGGAGAGCACCGTTGCGCACGGCTTTTCCGTGAATTCCACCCACATTTCTACCGCGAACAATTCTCTCCATCTCGTGGTGGAAAGCTTACGAAAGGATACTGCACCGTGA
- a CDS encoding FecCD family ABC transporter permease, translating into MLIGAAALIISLIASTTFGSAQYDVSQVWSVIRAHFGGAGTPDASLDSVVWDLRAPRGVLAAIVGAGLALAGVAIQTLVRNPLADPYLLGISSGASVGATSVITLGWFSSFGLFALTGGALAGAIAATLTVYFVAMGQGGLTPLRLVLSGVVISAAFSAIANFMIFKSPYGQAAQGVMFWMLGSVAGATWSKLWIPSAIVAVTFALLMAVSSQLDALAAGPDTAAALGINVAVLRQCLFFLQAILVGALVAVSGGIGFVGLVIPHIARLLVGPRHRRLVPAAMLCGAIFLVWVDVLARVAAIPQEIPLGVVTGIIGAPVFLILMRRSHYRFGGQE; encoded by the coding sequence CTGCTGATAGGAGCGGCTGCACTGATCATCAGCCTTATTGCATCGACAACGTTTGGCTCGGCCCAGTACGACGTCAGCCAAGTATGGTCTGTCATCCGCGCGCATTTCGGGGGCGCAGGAACACCGGACGCGTCGTTGGATTCCGTGGTGTGGGATTTGCGCGCTCCCCGGGGAGTGTTAGCCGCCATCGTCGGTGCCGGCTTGGCGCTGGCGGGCGTCGCTATCCAAACTTTGGTCAGGAATCCGCTGGCCGATCCGTATTTGTTGGGGATTTCGTCGGGTGCCAGCGTGGGGGCAACGTCGGTGATCACCCTCGGGTGGTTTTCGTCGTTCGGGCTTTTCGCGCTCACCGGCGGGGCGTTGGCCGGGGCGATAGCCGCCACCCTCACGGTGTACTTCGTCGCTATGGGGCAAGGCGGGCTGACACCGCTGCGGCTCGTCCTGTCCGGTGTGGTCATCAGCGCCGCGTTCAGCGCGATCGCCAACTTCATGATCTTTAAGTCGCCCTATGGGCAGGCCGCGCAGGGCGTGATGTTTTGGATGCTGGGTTCGGTCGCGGGCGCTACGTGGTCCAAGCTGTGGATCCCGTCGGCTATTGTGGCTGTGACTTTTGCGCTCCTCATGGCGGTATCGTCGCAGCTCGATGCGTTAGCCGCCGGCCCGGACACGGCCGCTGCACTGGGAATCAATGTTGCTGTGCTCCGCCAGTGCCTGTTCTTCCTTCAAGCGATCCTGGTGGGTGCGCTGGTGGCGGTGTCGGGTGGAATTGGTTTTGTCGGCCTGGTGATCCCCCACATTGCGCGGCTCCTTGTTGGCCCTCGCCACCGTCGGCTTGTTCCCGCAGCCATGCTCTGCGGCGCGATTTTCCTGGTGTGGGTGGATGTTCTGGCGCGCGTCGCCGCCATCCCGCAAGAGATCCCGCTGGGTGTCGTGACCGGCATCATCGGCGCCCCGGTGTTCCTGATCCTTATGAGGCGCTCGCACTACAGGTTCGGGGGTCAAGAGTGA